The following are from one region of the Channa argus isolate prfri chromosome 6, Channa argus male v1.0, whole genome shotgun sequence genome:
- the brwd1 gene encoding bromodomain and WD repeat-containing protein 3 isoform X2, with the protein MAKNRNISLLESELYYLISRFLTTGPCRKAAEVLAKELEEYELLPGRLDWLGNEHPRTYEDVVAANRHIAPDHLLQICKKIGPLLDKEVPSCVPGVHSLLGSGKQSVLRTAKDCNSVWFKASSYAALHRGRPPERPLNCKKPPHLVKVHRGRELTGVQRFSSISPVSNYEHMRLHRRILGHLSAVYCIAFDRTGLRIFTGSDDCLVKIWSSFDGRLHSTLRGHSAEITDLAVNYENTLIAAGSCDKIIRVWCLRTCAPVAVLQGHSGSITSLQFSPFAKGSKRYMLSTGTDATVCFWQWDVNNINFSDRPQKFTERPRPGVQTVCSSFSPGGMFLATGSTDDVIRIYYLGSGNPEKTSELHEHTDKVDSIQFCHSSERFVSGSRDGTARIWRLHQRQQWRCILLNMSATLPGADSLSEEESYFKPKVTMVAWDRHDNTVITAVNNHLLKVWNSYTGQLLHILKGHEAEVFVLEPHPFDPRIILSAGHDGNVFIWDLQRGTNTQHYFNMIEGQGHGAVFDCKFTPDGQRFACTDSHGHLLIFGFGSSKPYEKLPDQVFFHTDYRPLIRDANGFVLDEQTQQAPHLMPPPFLVDVDGNPHPPRYQRLVPGRENIAAEHLVPQLGYVATSDGEVVEQVISQQTAEPEEVALRRSSLLDEAIRQLQAEQDRHHHPVTGAGTGAEVEAEAHGPALALAPSTPRRVSVNDRADVQSPPNVGLRRSGQVEGVRQMHQNAPRSQMATERDLQAWRRRVVVPELASSSYSDQENIRMARGDEEVTLYNTRKRRIVYSSCRDDSDDEPPTTKRVHSRSDTLEFIDSSCEEGEETASSEDNELDGSELDSSNDEEEWNSDSSSHTSSEYSDWTADAGINLQPSTPLSSRKRVQRRLSTSEEEEEDNEEEEEKQQSDEEEKSLKKSKEKAKKAKNKSPRRPKPRPSINREVSNEFRPSQWITDVIPRKSPFVPQMGDEVIYFRQGHEAYVEAVNRSELYPINLDKQPWKKMELRDQEFVKITGIKYEVCPPTLCCLKLTLIDHGTGKITDKSFSVKYHDMPDVIDFLVLRQSYDEALRRNWQPNDRFRSVIDDAWWFGTIVCQEPYQPEYADSLFQCFKVRWDTGETEKLSPWDVEPIPDNAQQPETEGGGIPVTADEMSELMYKPLPGEWGEKSRDEECERIIPGITQLISAEIAAPFSGPVDLTQYPTYCTVIAYPTDLGTIRLRLMHRFYRRLSALIWDARYIAHNARTFNEPRSKIAHSAKIITNVLQKFVNKPSCTDIMEIYNAVEEMDDDEEDEDTEAPGTSSGHRLRQRSVEVLPDRDAWKEQCKNLLNYIFECEDSEPFRQPVDPQNYPDYHDIIDTPMDFGTVKRTLEEGHYENPIELCKDTRLIFANAKAYTPNKRSKIYSMTLRLSAFFEEQIRTIISEFKTAVKSSDRLRRSQRFRKKMQQPDQPTAMTSHKRAAVKTQEKVEPLSVTKSTSAKVSVPERTRGRRSSSSGHSSSEDDSVSKAASSTPVNNRDFPSTHHGISLRSDGLKMSKPQFFKSDSETESEEEKHPGSSRHHQHRQKARVTRSNCAKQRKKVAESNSEEEEEEDDEEEIEFDSEGEEGEDGEASSGRRYPSRSKNNRNSRLTRNGAAADRKRAETRTDMNGHSSRLPRRDKRHFQDSEEATSQDSDREKKGDNITVRRSLKRKTARAAVNKIKLLEASDEDYEEEEPKPRRSSSRLRYTPRTSKRTAVIQSSSDSDGELSMRATDEEDEDANASSSSSHNQQNGHMKSNKKRTSKQVAKIKGNDTMSHVNGHSSKHKSDSNSEQEETAEESSAEVEEEDETAVSQKPLRSTASAPARKKRITSEDEEDPEHRTTRHKPSLSSDDEKVHSSQKRPHQNGRNVEDAIHRDSKKRTKLLPSKSQDKQKSASINKLDGAESDERSDSPKRSSPRKKRLKNDKKCEVESNHSSEEFGVETKTRRSTRNKSSSKRPRGDTSASQSSEQEYKPKRKSRRKRSTDSSDEESDNSDNASNRRLSLRALPKKKYISDNSFSEEDSASASQVKQRNGDKTTTGPRDDQYNKTQSNRNSPTETRNQLSSKRKRIYTSDSEDGEEDRNKKPTPRNNKSSRSCSSKYQKREPQQEDGNSNQEDSLSQSDSSEEEYVGGSGSGKKKTAKRPTCKRKESYSSSSHDSDSESEHSSSVSENSFASSGSHSSPKRRSQRQCGIGKRTASRQLRQCRQRAASEEEDSDNSYGRPQRKTGVKTRNRGKRTVNYHDSE; encoded by the exons ATGGCCAAAAATCGGAACATTTCGCTCCTTGAGTCGG AGCTCTATTACTTGATTTCTCGTTTTCTAACAACGGGTCCATGTCGGAAAGCGGCTGAG GTCCTGGCGAAGGAACTAGAGGAGTATGAG CTCCTACCCGGGAGATTAGACTGGCTGGGGAACGAGCACCCGAGGACATATGAAGATGTG GTTGCAGCTAACAGACATATTGCACCAGACCATTTGCTACAGATATGCAAGAAGATCGGACCACTTCTTGACAAAGAGGTGCCATCATGTGTCCCAGGGGTACACTCTCTCCTGGGATCTGGAAAACAGTCGGTGCTTAGGACCGCAAAAG actgCAATAGTGTGTGGTTCAAAGCTTCGTCATATGCAGCCCTTCACCGGGGCAGACCACCAGAGAGGCCTTTGAACTGCAAGAAACCTCCACACCTTG TGAAGGTGCACCGAGGGAGAGAGCTGACAGGAGTGCAGCGCTTCAGCTCCATCAGTCCTGTCAGCAACTATGAGCACATGCGGCTGCATAGGCGGATCCTAGGgcatctgtctgcagtgtaCTGTATTGCATTTGATCGCACTGGCCTCAGGATCTTCACA gGCTCTGATGACTGTTTGGTGAAGATTTGGTCTTCTTTTGATGGAAGACTTCATTCAACCTTGCGCGGACACTCTGCAGAGATTACAGACTTGGCGGTTAATTATGAGAACACATTAATTGCAGCAGGAAGCTGTGACAAGATCATTCGTGTATGGTGCCTTCGTACCTGTGCTCCTGTGGCTGTGCTGCAGGGGCACAGTGGATCCATTACCTCCCTTCAG TTCTCGCCATTTGCAAAGGGCTCCAAACGTTACATGCTGTCTACTGGAACGGATGCTACTGTCTGCTTCTGGCAGTGGGATGTCAACAACATCAACTTTAG TGATCGGCCACAGAAATTTACAGAGCGGCCAAGGCCAGGAGTTCAGACTGTCTGTTCTTCATTCAGTCCAG GTGGGATGTTCTTAGCAACAGGAAGCACTGACGATGTCATCAGAATATATTACTTGGGAAGTGGAAATCCAGAAAAGACATCAGAGCTTCATGAACACACA GACAAAGTAGATAGCATCCAGTTTTGCCACTCTAGTGAAAG GTTTGTAAGTGGAAGTCGTGATGGAACGGCACGGATCTGGAGGCTCCATCAGCGGCAACAGTGGAGGTGCATCTTGCTCAACATGTCTGCCACTCTTCCAGG tgcTGATTCATTGAGTGAAGAGGAAAGCTACTTCAAACCCAAAGTCACCATGGTAGCATGGGATCGTCATGACAATACAGTCATCACGGCTGTTAACAACCATCTCCTCAAAGTGTGGAACTCCTACACAGGACAGCTGCTACATATCCTCAAA GGCCATGAGGCTGAGGTATTTGTGCTGGAACCACACCCATTTGACCCCAGGATCATCCTGTCTGCTGGCCATGATGGGAATGTCTTCATATGGGATCTACAGCGAgggacaaacacacagcactacTTCAACATG ATCGAGGGCCAGGGCCATGGAGCTGTTTTTGACTGTAAGTTCACTCCTGATGGCCAGCGCTTCGCCTGCACAGACTCCCATGGTCATCTACTCATCTTTGGCTTTGGTAGTTCCAAGCCTTATGAGAAG CTTCCAGACCAGGTGTTCTTCCACACAGACTACAGACCGCTGATCAGGGATGCCAATGGCTTCGTGCTGGATGAACAGACACAGCAGGCCCCACATCTGATGCCGCCGCCCTTCCTAGTGGATGTGGATGGAAATCCCCATCCACCGAG gTACCAGCGTCTTGTGCCAGGGCGGGAAAACATTGCTGCTGAACATCTGGTTCCACAGTTGGGATATGTAGCAACCA GTGATGGTGAAGTGGTCGAGCAGGTGATCAGCCAACAGACTGCAGAACCTGAGGAAGTTGCATTAAGGCGCAGCAGCCTTCTGGATGAAGCCATACGACAGCTCCAGGCAGAGCAGGACCGCCATCACCACCCTGTGACAGGGGCTGGAACAGGAGCAGAGGTGGAAGCTGAGGCACATGGCCCAGCCTTGGCACTTGCACCAAGTACACCACGCAGAG TTTCTGTGAATGATAGAGCAGATGTGCAATCTCCACCTAATGTGGGTCTGCGTCGGAGTGGACAAGTGGAGGGTGTCCGGCAGATGCACCAGAACGCTCCTCGCAGCCAGATGGCCACTGAGAGAGACCTGCAGGCCTGGAGACGCAGGGTGGTGGTACCTGAACTGGCATCCAGCAGCTACAG TGACCAGGAGAACATTCGAATGGCCAGAGGAGATGAGGAGGTGACTCTGTACAATACAAGGAAGAGGCGTATTGTCTACAGCAGCTGTCGA GATGATTCAGATGACGAGCCTCCCACCACAAAGCGAGTACATAGCCGCAGTGACACACTGGAATTTATCGACTCGTCATgtgaagagggagaggaaacTGCAAGCTCAGAG gACAATGAATTGGATGGCAGTGAACTGGATTCTTCCAACGATGAAGAGGAGTGGAATAGTGACAGCTCAAG CCACACGTCCAGTGAGTATTCAGACTGGACTGCAGATGCTGGTATCAACCTGCAGCCCTCCACCCCGCTGTCGTCCCGGAAACGAGTTCAGCGTAGGCTCAGCACctctgaagaggaggaggaagataatgaggaagaggaagagaagcagCAGAGTGACGAGGAGGAAAAATCTctgaagaaaagcaaagagaagGCCAAGAAAGCAAAGAACAAGTCACCCAGG CGTCCAAAGCCCAGGCCATCCATCAACAGAGAAGTATCTAATGAGTTCAGACCGTCACAATGGATCACTGATGTCATTCCCAGGAAGTCTCCTTTTGTTCCTCAAATGGGTGATGAG gttaTCTACTTCCGGCAGGGACATGAGGCCTATGTCGAGGCTGTGAACCGTAGTGAATTGTACCCCATCAACTTGGATAAGCAGCCATGGAAGAAAATGGAGCTCCGG GACCAAGAGTTTGTGAAGATCACTgggatcaaatatgaagtctGTCCTCCAACACTCTGCTGCTTGAAGCTGACTCTTATTGACCATGGCACAGGAAAAATCACGGACAAGTCATTTTCTGTCAA GTATCATGACATGCCAGATGTGATTGATTTCCTGGTGTTGAGACAGAGTTATGATGAGGCACTCCGTAGAAACTGGCAACCAA ATGACAGGTTTCGCTCAGTGATCGACGATGCCTGGTGGTTTGGGACTATTGTCTGTCAGGAGCCCTACCAACCAGAATATGCAGACAGTCTCTTCCAGTGCTTCAAAGTCAG atGGGACACTGGAGAAACTGAGAAACTAAGCCCATGGGATGTAGAACCTATTCCAGATAATG CCCAGCAGCCAGAGACAGAAGGAGGTGGCATCCCTGTGACAGCAGATGAGATGAGTGAGCTGATGTACAAACCTCTGCCAGGAGAGTGGGGGGAGAAGAGCAGGGACGAGGAGTGTGAACGCATAATCCCTGGTATCACCCAGCTCATCTCTGCCG AGATAGCAGCTCCCTTCTCAGGTCCTGTTGACTTGACCCAGTATCCAACTTACTGCACTGTGATCGCCTACCCCACTGATCTGGGCACAATCAGACTGCGACTTATGCACAGATTCTACAG ACGCCTGTCAGCATTAATCTGGGATGCCAGGTATATTGCACATAATGCCCGCACTTTCAATGAGCCAAGGAGCAAGATTGCCCACTCGgcaaaaataatcacaaatgtCCTCCAGAAATTTGTCAA taAGCCAAGCTGCACAGACATCATGGAGATTTACAATGCTGTAGAAGAgatggatgatgatgaagag GATGAGGACACTGAAGCACCAGGAACCTCCTCTGGACACAGATTACGTcag CGCTCTGTAGAGGTACTCCCAGACAGAGACGCCTGGAAGGAACAGTGCAAGAATCTGCTCAACTACATATTTGAGTGTGAGGACTCTGAACCGTTTAGACAGCCTGTGGATCCTCAGAACTATCCA GACTACCATGACATTATTGATACACCAATGGACTTTGGCACAGTTAAAAGGACCCTAGAGGAAGGCCACTATGAGAATCCTATAGAGCTTTGCAAAGACACCCGGCTAATATTTGCCAATGCTAAAGCCTACACACCCAATAAACGCTCTAAG aTTTACAGTATGACCTTGCGGCTCTCTGCCTTCTTCGAAGAACAAATCAGAACAATAATATCAGAATTTAAAACTGCTGTCAAGAGCAGTGACAGGCTTCGTCGCAGTCAGAGGTTCCGCAAGAAAATGCAGCAACCGGATCAGCCCACTGCCATGACAAG TCATAAGAGAGCAGCAGTCAAAACTCAGGAAAAAGTGGAGCCGTTGTCAGTGACCAAATCTACCTCAGCTAAAGTGTCTGTTCCTGAGAGAACCAGGGGTCGTCGAAGTAGCAGCTCAGGTCACAGCTCATCAGAGGACGACTCTGTCTCTAAAGCTGCTTCGTCAACACCAG TTAATAATAGAGACTTTCCTTCAACTCATCATGGGATCAGTCTGAGATCTGACGGTCTAAAGATGTCAAAAcctcagtttttca AGTCTGATAGTGAGACTGAGTCAGAGGAGGAAAAACATCCAGGTTCCTCAAGACACCatcaacacagacagaaagcaagaGTCACAAGAAGTAATTGTGCGAAGCAGAGGAAAAAAG TTGCAGAAAgcaacagtgaagaggaggaggaagaagatgatgaagaagagaTAGAGTTTGACAGCGAAGGTGAAGAGGGAGAGGATGGGGAGGCATCTTCAGGTCGTCGCTACCCCAGCAGgagtaaaaacaacagaaattcCCGGCTGACCAGAAATGGTGCCGCTGCAGACAGAAAACGAGCAG AGACCAGAACTGACATGAACGGTCACAGCAGCAGATTGCCTCGCAGGGACAAACGTCACTTTCAGGACTCTGAGGAAGCCACATCCCAAGACTCTGATAGGGAGAAAAAGGGAGACAACATCACGGTTCGCAGGTCACTTAAGAGAAAGACAGCAAGGGCAGCTGTGAATAAGATCAAACTCCTTGAAGCATCAGATGAAGACTACGAGGAAGAGGAGCCGAAGCCGCGAAGGAGCAGCAGCCGCCTCCGTTACACACCTCGGACCAGCAAACGCACTGCAGTGATCCAAAGCAGCTCAGATTCAGATGGAGAGCTGTCAATGCGGG ctacagatgaggaggatgaggatgcCAAtgcttcatcttcatcttctcacAATCAGCAGAATGGACATATGAAGTCCAACAAAAAGAGGACATCAAAACAAGTTGCTAAGATTAAGGGAAATG ATACAATGTCTCATGTGAATGGGCACAGTTCAAAACATAAGTCTGACAGTAACTCTGAGCAAGAGGAAACTGCAGAAGAGAGTTctgcagaggtggaggaggaggatgagactGCTGTGTCTCAAAAACCCTTGAGAAGCACAGCAAGCGCTCCAGCCAGGAAAAAGAGGATTACAAGTGAGGACGAAGAGGATCCTGAACATAGGACCACACGACACAAACCTTCTTTAAGCTCAGATGATGAAAAAGTCCACAGTTCCCAGAAACGCCCACACcaaaatggaagaaatgtggAAGACGCAATCCACAGGGACTCCAAGAAAAGGACTAAACTTTTACCATCAAAAAgccaagacaaacaaaaatctgcCTCAATTAATAAACTGGATGGTGCAGAATCAGATGAACGAAGTGATTCTCCAAAGAGATCCAGTCCACGcaagaaaagactgaaaaacGATAAAAAATGTGAAGTAGAAAGCAATCACTCCAGTGAAGAGTTTGGGGTTGAAACAAAGACGAGGAGGTCCACACGAAACAAGAGCAGTTCTAAACGGCCTCGCGGTGACACCTCAGCTTCACAGAGTTCGGAGCAGGAATACAAACCCAAAAGGAAGTCAAGGAGGAAACGCTCAACTGACTCATCAGATGAAGAGTCCGATAATTCAGATAACGCATCAAATAGGCGGCTGAGTCTCCGAGCCCtaccaaaaaagaaatacattagtGACAACTCTTTTTCTGAGGAAGATTCTGCTTCTGCAAGCCAAGTTAAACAGAGGAACGGTGATAAAACCACCACAGGTCCTAGAGACGACCAGTATAATAAGACACAGTCTAACAGAAACTCTCCAACTGAAACCAGAAATCAGCTGTCTTCCAAGAGAAAACGCATTTACACCTCAGACTCTGAAGATGGGGAGGAGGATAGAAACAAGAAGCCAACACCCAGGAACAATAAAAGTAGCAGATCATGCTCCTCAAAGTACCAGAAAAGGGAACCTCAACAAGAGGATGGTAACAGCAACCAAGAGGACTCCTTATCCCAGTCTGATTCCAGCGAGGAGGAATATGTTGGTGGTTCAGGAAGTGGGAAGAAGAAAACCGCAAAGCGGCCAACATGCAAACGAAAGGAaagctacagcagcagcagccatgaTTCTGACTCTGAAAGTGAGCATTCGTCCTCAGTCTCTGAAAACTCATTTGCAAGCTCAGGGTCCCACAGCAGTCCAAAGAGAAGAAGTCAGAGACAGTGTGGGATTGGTAAAAGGACTGCCAGCCGACAGCTAAGGCAGTGCCGGCAACGGGCTGCctcagaggaggaggacagtgaCAACTCATATGGCAGACCGCAGCGAAAGACAGGAGTGAAAACCCGGAACCGGGGAAAACGGACAGTAAACTATCACGACAGTGAATGA